A portion of the Lolium rigidum isolate FL_2022 chromosome 1, APGP_CSIRO_Lrig_0.1, whole genome shotgun sequence genome contains these proteins:
- the LOC124705669 gene encoding probable GABA transporter 2, whose product MAGRHTGGTPFLVSPETGHAMPCSSDASYSLTATGDGDGKEAAAGDAGAEFVLESKGTWWHAGFHLTTAMVGPTVLTLPYALRGMGWGLGLAALTAVAAVTFYTYYLMSRVLDHCEAAGRRHIRFRELAADVLGSGLVFYLVVTVQTAINAGITIGSILIAGDCLQIMYTSLAPDGSLKLYHFIIIVAVVLSLFSQMPSFHSLRYINLGSLILSFGYTILVSAACIRAGMLSNAPVKDYSLTPSKSGRTFDTFLSISILATVFGNGILPEIQATLAPPAAGKMLKALLLCYTVIFFTFYLSAISGYWAFGNAVQSNALQSLMPDSGPSLAPTWLLGLSVVLILLQLLAIALVYSQVAYEMMEKRSADAKHGRFSRRNLVPRVALRTGYVAVCSLVAAALPFFGDIVGVIGAVGFIPLDFVLPVVMYNVALAPPRRSPVYIVNAAIIVVFTAVGVIGAVASIRKLVLDAGQFKLFSDHVVD is encoded by the exons atggccggccGCCACACCGGAGGGACCCCGTTCCTCGTCTCGCCGGAGACGGGGCACGCCATGCCCTGCTCCTCCGACGCCTCCTACTCCTTAACCGCcaccggcgacggcgatggcaaggaggcggcggcgggcgacgccGGGGCGGAATTCGTGCTGGAGTCCAAGGGGACGTGGTGGCACGCGGGGTTCCACCTGACGACGGCCATGGTCGGGCCGACGGTGCTCACGCTGCCGTACGCGCTCCGGGGGATGGGCTGGGGGCTGGGGCTCGCGGCCCTCACCGCCGTCGCCGCGGTCACCTTCTACACGTACTACCTCATGTCCAGGGTGCTCGACCACTgcgaggccgccggccgccgccacatTCGCTTCCGGGAGCTCGCCGCCGACGTCCTCG GATCTGGATTGGTGTTCTACCTGGTGGTCACCGTGCAGACGGCGATCAACGCCGGGATCACCATCGGCAGTATCCTCATCGCCGGCGACTGCCTGCAG ATCATGTACACGAGCTTGGCGCCAGATGGCTCCTTGAAGCTGTACCATTTCATCATAATCGTCGCCGTCGTGCTGTCCCTGTTCTCTCAGATGCCGTCCTTCCACTCGCTGCGGTACATCAACCTCGGCTCGCTGATCCTCAGCTTCGGCTACACCATCCTCGTCTCCGCCGCTTGCATCCGGGCAG GTATGCTGAGCAATGCTCCGGTGAAGGATTACTCGTTGACTCCGTCCAAGTCCGGGAGGACCTTCGACACTTTCCTGTCCATCTCCATCCTGGCCACCGTGTTTGGCAACGGCATCCTACCGGAGATCCAAGCCACGCTGGCGCCACCGGCGGCCGGGAAGATGCTCAAGGCGTTGCTGCTCTGTTACACCGTGATCTTCTTCACCTTCTACCTGTCGGCCATCTCCGGCTACTGGGCCTTCGGCAACGCCGTGCAGTCCAACGCGCTCCAGAGCCTGATGCCGGACTCGGGACCCTCGCTGGCGCCGACGTGGCTGCTCGGCCTCTCCGTGGTGCTCATCCTCCTCCAGCTCCTGGCCATCGCGCTGGTGTATTCGCAGGTGGCGTATGAGATGATGGAGAAGCGGTCGGCGGACGCGAAGCACGGAAGGTTCTCGCGGCGGAACCTGGTGCCGCGCGTGGCGCTGCGGACCGGCTACGTGGCGGTGTGCTCGctcgtggcggcggcgctgccgttCTTTGGCGACATCGTGGGCGTGATCGGTGCCGTGGGGTTCATCCCGCTCGACTTCGTGCTCCCCGTCGTCATGTACAATGTGGCGCTGGCCCCGCCTAGGAGGTCGCCGGTGTACATAGTCAATGCGGCAATCATCGTCGTGTTCACGGCCGTCGGGGTCATCGGCGCAGTCGCGTCCATTCGAAAGCTTGTGCTGGACGCCGGACAGTTCAAGCTATTCAGCGACCACGTTGTTGACTGA